The Gillisia sp. Hel_I_86 genome has a segment encoding these proteins:
- a CDS encoding thiol-disulfide oxidoreductase DCC family protein, whose translation MEAVLPENKKIILFDGVCNLCNNAINFIIEHDKKDVFRFASLQGDLGKKLVSERGIDPEILDSIILIEPGIVYYEKSTAALKIAKELSGGYSLLKHFLFLPDFIRNGVYNIIASNRYSWFGKKETCMIPTPELKAKFLD comes from the coding sequence ATGGAAGCAGTTTTACCAGAAAATAAAAAGATCATCCTTTTTGATGGCGTTTGCAACCTGTGCAATAATGCCATCAATTTTATTATTGAACATGATAAAAAAGATGTTTTTAGGTTTGCATCTTTACAGGGCGATCTAGGTAAAAAACTGGTTTCAGAAAGAGGTATCGACCCCGAAATTCTGGATTCTATTATCTTGATAGAACCGGGAATTGTGTATTACGAAAAATCCACTGCGGCACTTAAGATAGCCAAAGAGCTTTCTGGAGGCTATTCTTTGCTAAAACATTTCTTGTTTCTTCCTGATTTTATTAGGAATGGAGTTTATAATATAATAGCCTCTAACCGATATAGTTGGTTTGGAAAAAAAGAAACCTGCATGATCCCAACGCCAGAGTTAAAAGCGAAATTTTTGGATTAA
- a CDS encoding dicarboxylate/amino acid:cation symporter, with amino-acid sequence MKKLALHWQILLGMLLGVLFALVLTNFSWGPEFVSDWIKPFGNIFINALKLIAVPLILASLIKGISDLKDISKLSQMGTRTIVTYIITTVIAVSIGLGLVNLIKPGNAISEETRTDLITSYETDASVRIADAQKQKESGPLQALEDLVPSNIFGAASDNGNMLQVIFFAIFFGIGLILIPEATAKPVKDFFDGFNEVILKMIDLIMLTAPYGVFALLAALVVESPSADLFAALAMYAVTVLIGLALMIGFYILIVWIFTKNKPGFFLNGIAPAQLLAFSTSSSAATLPVTMERVEEHLGVHKEVTSFVLPIGATINMDGTSLYQAVAAVFIAQAFGIDLTIGAQLGIIVTATLASIGSAAVPGAGMVMLVIVLAQAGIPEAGLALIFAIDRPLDMCRTTVNVTGDAAVSMLVAKSVDQLGPPNVKDWDDNYKPAKEKEVLQ; translated from the coding sequence ATGAAGAAATTAGCACTGCACTGGCAAATTTTATTGGGAATGCTCTTGGGGGTACTTTTCGCATTGGTATTGACCAATTTTAGTTGGGGGCCAGAATTTGTAAGCGATTGGATTAAACCATTCGGGAACATTTTTATTAATGCCTTAAAATTAATTGCAGTTCCATTGATTCTAGCATCGTTGATAAAAGGGATCTCAGATTTAAAGGATATCTCCAAATTGTCCCAAATGGGAACAAGAACCATTGTTACCTATATTATTACAACAGTGATAGCAGTTTCTATAGGACTTGGACTGGTAAACCTTATAAAACCAGGAAATGCTATAAGTGAGGAAACCAGGACAGATCTTATTACCAGTTACGAAACCGATGCCTCTGTGAGGATTGCAGATGCACAAAAACAGAAGGAATCAGGGCCTTTACAAGCTCTGGAGGACCTTGTGCCTAGTAATATTTTTGGTGCTGCAAGCGATAATGGAAATATGTTGCAAGTGATCTTTTTCGCTATTTTCTTCGGAATTGGTTTGATTTTAATTCCAGAAGCTACTGCAAAACCTGTAAAGGATTTTTTTGATGGTTTTAATGAAGTCATTTTAAAAATGATAGATCTTATTATGTTGACCGCTCCCTATGGTGTATTTGCTCTTTTGGCAGCTTTGGTGGTAGAATCTCCTAGTGCCGATCTTTTTGCGGCACTTGCCATGTATGCAGTAACCGTGTTAATAGGGCTAGCATTAATGATTGGTTTTTATATATTAATAGTATGGATATTCACTAAAAATAAGCCAGGTTTCTTCTTAAACGGAATTGCACCAGCTCAATTATTGGCCTTTTCAACAAGTTCCAGTGCAGCAACGCTGCCTGTTACCATGGAAAGAGTAGAAGAACATCTTGGGGTACATAAGGAAGTAACCAGTTTTGTCTTGCCAATTGGGGCCACTATAAATATGGATGGTACCAGTCTGTATCAAGCGGTGGCCGCGGTTTTTATTGCACAGGCATTTGGTATAGACCTTACTATTGGCGCCCAATTGGGAATTATAGTTACGGCTACTTTGGCATCTATAGGCTCTGCAGCGGTTCCTGGTGCAGGGATGGTCATGTTGGTAATTGTACTTGCTCAGGCAGGAATCCCAGAAGCTGGTTTGGCGTTGATCTTTGCCATAGACAGGCCTTTGGATATGTGCAGAACTACAGTGAATGTTACCGGAGATGCTGCCGTTTCTATGCTTGTCGCAAAATCTGTAGATCAATTAGGGCCTCCAAACGTGAAGGATTGGGACGATAATTATAAGCCTGCAAAAGAGAAGGAAGTCCTTCAGTAA
- the bshA gene encoding N-acetyl-alpha-D-glucosaminyl L-malate synthase BshA, with protein sequence MKIGIVCYPTFGGSGVVATELGMELSKRGHEIHFITYKQPVRLEQLTGNIKFHEVTVPEYPLFHFQPYELALSSKLVTMVKLHEIEVLHVHYAIPHAYAGYMAKKMLEEEGIFIPMVTTLHGTDITLVGSHPFYKPAVTFSINNSDIVTSVSESLKEDTLKLFKIKKEIEVVPNFIDVAKFKIGFTDCQRTLMADEDEKIISHVSNFRPVKRILDIIRIFYIVQQSIKSKLIMVGEGPEREKAKFLVKELGIQDKVVFLGQSNEVDKILCFSDLFLLPSEKESFGLAALEAMVNGVPVISSNSGGLPEVNKQGISGYLSDVGNIEEMAANAIKILENDATLEKFKLNAWKQSTIFDIHKIVPLYERLYEKALMEIEKAE encoded by the coding sequence ATGAAAATAGGTATTGTTTGTTATCCCACATTTGGCGGGAGTGGAGTCGTGGCAACGGAGTTGGGCATGGAACTCTCCAAAAGGGGGCATGAAATCCATTTTATCACCTACAAGCAACCTGTAAGATTGGAACAACTTACCGGAAATATAAAATTTCATGAAGTAACCGTTCCGGAATATCCTTTATTTCATTTCCAACCTTACGAATTAGCATTAAGCAGTAAATTGGTGACCATGGTAAAGCTTCATGAAATTGAAGTTCTACATGTGCACTATGCCATTCCGCATGCCTATGCGGGGTATATGGCAAAAAAAATGTTGGAAGAAGAAGGAATATTTATCCCTATGGTAACCACCCTACACGGCACCGATATTACCTTAGTGGGAAGCCACCCCTTTTATAAGCCAGCTGTGACTTTTAGTATCAATAATAGTGACATTGTTACCTCGGTTTCAGAATCCCTAAAAGAAGATACACTTAAGCTATTCAAAATTAAAAAGGAGATTGAAGTTGTTCCTAATTTTATTGATGTTGCAAAATTCAAAATTGGATTTACCGACTGCCAGCGTACGTTGATGGCAGATGAAGATGAAAAGATCATTTCCCATGTAAGCAATTTTAGGCCGGTAAAGCGCATCTTGGATATTATTAGAATTTTTTATATCGTTCAACAGAGCATAAAATCCAAGCTTATCATGGTTGGGGAAGGACCAGAAAGGGAAAAAGCGAAATTTTTGGTGAAAGAATTGGGAATTCAAGATAAAGTAGTGTTCTTGGGGCAAAGTAACGAGGTAGATAAAATCTTATGTTTTTCAGATCTTTTCTTATTGCCTTCAGAAAAAGAGAGTTTTGGTCTGGCTGCTTTGGAAGCTATGGTAAATGGAGTTCCGGTTATTTCCTCCAACAGTGGAGGGCTTCCAGAGGTAAATAAACAAGGGATATCGGGATATTTAAGCGACGTGGGAAATATAGAAGAAATGGCTGCCAATGCCATAAAAATTCTTGAAAACGATGCAACTCTTGAAAAATTTAAGCTGAATGCCTGGAAGCAATCAACCATATTCGATATTCACAAAATAGTGCCATTATACGAGCGATTGTACGAAAAGGCTTTGATGGAAATAGAAAAGGCTGAATAG
- a CDS encoding FAD-binding and (Fe-S)-binding domain-containing protein encodes MKEKLLELESILEGELLFDDLHKSIYATDASVYREIPVAVCYPKAKADIKSLIEFATKNQVGLIPRTAGTSLAGQCVGSGIVVDVSKHFNKILKIDPKNRTVTVQPGVIRDDLNRAVEEHGLFFGPNTSTSNRCMIGGMVGNNSSGTTSIKYGTTRDKTLALKTILSDGSEAEFSTISKNEFEKVEKGNSLKAEIYAKLYKLLAPAEVQQEIIKEFPLGTIHRRNTGYAIDNLIDTQVFSENNKSLNLCELLSGSEGTLAFTTEITLQLDVLPPKYTAMVAAHFSSIEKCMLAVVPSMESDLFTCEMMDKVILDCTIQNLKYKENRFFIEGDPKAILMLELRSNSQEDLNNQIHQLLNRLEKTTLSYALPILLDDQIDKALELRKAGLGLLGNLIGDKKAVACIEDTAVALPDLANYIAEFSVIMKNHKQEAVYYAHAGAGELHLRPILNLKKDEDVILFRKITEEVAALVKKYRGSMSGEHGDGRLRGEFIELMIGTGNYKLLEEVKAIFDPHNIFNPGKITNTAPMDTSLRYEVDRKEPEIKTLMDFSDSQGILRLAEKCNGSGDCRKSVEAGGIMCPSYRATKNEKDTTRARANALREFLTNSDKPNKFEHEELKEVFDLCISCKGCKSECPSNVDVAALKAEFQYQYQKSNGKSLRSRAFANNAKMNGFASKATGVFNFLFSNSITSGIAKKVMGVASERTLPKLSKQTLWDYYSKNHSELTDPIKTVYLFNDEFTNYLDAHIGIDALELLQKLNYQVIVLKNPESGRSYISKGFLEEAKEVANKNIELFSDLISNETPLLGIEPSAILGFRDEYLRLANDSEKAKDLSKNCFLIEEFLKKEIALGNIESSSFTSEKNEIKIHTHCHQKAMSNSAYTFDILNLPTNYNVRIITSGCCGMAGSFGYEKEHYGVSMNIGEQSLFPAVRKCTSDTIIAANGTSCRHQIFDGTKREAKHPVTILKEALA; translated from the coding sequence ATGAAAGAGAAATTATTAGAATTAGAAAGTATCCTGGAAGGAGAACTTCTGTTTGATGACCTACATAAAAGTATATATGCCACAGATGCATCTGTTTACAGGGAAATACCTGTAGCGGTTTGCTACCCCAAAGCAAAGGCCGACATTAAATCCTTAATCGAATTTGCAACAAAAAATCAGGTTGGTCTAATTCCCCGGACCGCAGGGACTTCTTTGGCAGGTCAATGTGTGGGAAGCGGGATTGTCGTAGATGTTTCCAAACATTTCAATAAGATTTTAAAAATCGATCCAAAAAATAGAACCGTCACAGTTCAACCTGGAGTGATCCGTGACGATCTTAATAGGGCTGTTGAGGAACATGGATTGTTCTTTGGCCCCAACACTTCTACCTCCAATAGATGTATGATAGGTGGCATGGTTGGGAACAATTCTAGCGGAACTACCTCTATTAAATATGGAACAACCCGCGATAAAACCCTCGCTCTAAAAACTATTTTAAGCGATGGGAGCGAAGCTGAATTTAGCACTATTTCAAAAAATGAATTTGAAAAAGTTGAAAAAGGAAACTCTTTAAAGGCTGAAATATATGCGAAGCTTTATAAATTGCTTGCTCCTGCTGAAGTTCAACAAGAAATAATTAAAGAATTCCCTTTAGGAACAATTCATAGGAGAAATACGGGCTATGCAATAGACAACTTAATTGATACCCAAGTGTTTTCTGAAAACAATAAATCACTAAACTTATGCGAACTGCTTTCAGGAAGTGAAGGCACCCTAGCTTTTACAACCGAAATCACCTTACAATTGGATGTATTACCTCCAAAATATACTGCGATGGTAGCTGCCCATTTTTCAAGTATAGAAAAATGCATGTTGGCCGTAGTGCCTTCTATGGAAAGTGATTTGTTTACTTGTGAAATGATGGACAAGGTAATTTTGGATTGTACCATTCAGAATTTAAAATATAAAGAGAACCGGTTTTTTATTGAAGGGGATCCCAAGGCAATACTGATGCTGGAATTACGGTCCAACAGTCAGGAAGATTTGAACAACCAAATTCACCAGCTTTTAAACAGACTGGAAAAAACAACTCTGAGCTATGCTTTACCAATCCTTTTAGACGATCAGATAGATAAAGCTTTGGAATTGCGCAAAGCCGGACTTGGCTTGCTAGGAAATCTTATTGGCGATAAAAAAGCGGTTGCATGCATAGAAGATACCGCGGTGGCATTGCCAGATCTGGCAAATTATATTGCAGAATTTTCAGTAATTATGAAGAACCATAAACAGGAAGCCGTGTATTACGCACATGCGGGAGCGGGGGAATTGCATTTAAGGCCCATCCTGAACCTAAAGAAGGATGAAGACGTAATCCTGTTTAGGAAAATTACTGAAGAAGTAGCTGCCTTGGTGAAAAAATACCGGGGTTCTATGAGTGGGGAACATGGCGATGGAAGGTTACGTGGAGAATTTATTGAACTGATGATAGGCACTGGGAATTACAAGCTTTTGGAAGAAGTAAAAGCGATTTTCGATCCGCATAACATTTTTAATCCGGGCAAGATCACCAATACTGCCCCTATGGATACTTCTTTGCGCTATGAGGTAGATAGAAAGGAACCAGAAATTAAAACCCTAATGGATTTTTCTGATTCTCAAGGAATTTTAAGATTGGCCGAAAAATGTAACGGGAGCGGGGATTGTAGAAAGTCGGTAGAAGCTGGTGGTATCATGTGCCCCAGTTACCGCGCAACTAAAAACGAAAAAGACACAACAAGAGCACGAGCAAATGCTTTAAGGGAATTTCTCACAAATTCGGACAAACCCAACAAATTCGAACATGAAGAACTAAAAGAAGTATTTGATCTCTGCATAAGCTGTAAGGGTTGCAAAAGTGAATGTCCCTCGAATGTAGATGTAGCAGCCTTAAAAGCAGAATTTCAATACCAGTATCAAAAATCCAACGGAAAATCCTTAAGAAGCAGGGCTTTTGCCAATAATGCAAAAATGAATGGTTTTGCCTCTAAAGCCACCGGCGTATTCAACTTTTTATTTTCCAATTCTATTACTTCGGGAATTGCTAAAAAAGTGATGGGAGTGGCATCAGAAAGAACACTGCCAAAACTTTCCAAGCAAACCCTTTGGGATTATTATTCTAAAAACCATAGTGAGCTTACAGATCCCATTAAAACTGTGTATCTATTTAATGATGAGTTCACCAATTATTTGGATGCCCATATTGGAATCGATGCATTGGAGCTGTTACAAAAATTAAATTATCAAGTTATTGTCCTTAAAAACCCAGAGAGCGGCCGAAGTTATATCTCCAAGGGGTTTTTGGAGGAAGCGAAGGAAGTTGCCAATAAAAACATTGAACTATTTTCAGATTTGATTTCTAACGAAACACCTTTATTGGGAATTGAGCCATCAGCAATATTGGGTTTTAGGGATGAATATCTTCGATTGGCCAATGATTCCGAAAAGGCTAAAGATTTATCCAAAAACTGCTTTTTGATCGAAGAATTTTTAAAGAAGGAAATTGCCCTTGGAAATATTGAATCCAGTTCGTTTACTTCAGAAAAAAATGAAATAAAAATTCATACGCATTGTCATCAAAAGGCAATGTCCAACTCTGCATACACTTTTGACATATTGAATTTACCAACCAATTATAATGTTCGAATAATTACCTCTGGTTGTTGTGGAATGGCGGGTTCGTTTGGATATGAAAAAGAGCATTATGGGGTTAGCATGAATATTGGGGAACAAAGCCTTTTTCCAGCGGTTAGGAAATGCACTTCAGATACTATAATTGCTGCCAACGGTACTAGTTGTCGGCACCAGATTTTTGATGGCACAAAAAGAGAAGCTAAACACCCGGTAACAATTTTAAAAGAAGCCTTAGCCTAA
- a CDS encoding type II toxin-antitoxin system RelE/ParE family toxin, translating into MNLEIIWSDFAEKQLDDIFEYYEKNASNRVAKEMVQSLINEPNRIEKDPFIGQKEELLKERKITYRYLVFKHYKIIYSVDEENGFIKIADVFGTQQKPSKIERFK; encoded by the coding sequence ATGAATTTAGAAATAATTTGGTCAGATTTTGCAGAGAAACAACTCGACGATATTTTCGAATATTATGAAAAAAATGCTAGTAATAGAGTTGCGAAAGAAATGGTTCAAAGTTTAATTAATGAACCTAATAGAATAGAAAAAGATCCATTTATCGGACAAAAGGAAGAACTCCTTAAAGAAAGGAAAATCACATATAGATATTTGGTTTTCAAACATTACAAAATCATCTATTCGGTGGATGAAGAAAATGGTTTTATTAAAATTGCAGATGTTTTTGGTACTCAACAAAAACCATCTAAAATAGAAAGATTCAAGTAG
- a CDS encoding endonuclease MutS2: MIKIASKSLQDLEFPTVRKQISELCTTQMGKEKALDIVPYTSYDDTIFGLHQTNEYVGSYMQDSKIPNHGFDVVHKEIKLLGIENAVLEIGGFKKISSLSQTVNDQLRFFNKFKELYPSLYKTTEEIEYTKVLIQRIDEVIDRFGDVKDNASPLLLNTRRAMTLVKAQINSSFTNALSKYSGAGYLDDIKESVVDNIRVLAVSAMHRKKVKGGILGNSKTGSIVYIQPEATLNHTRELNNLEYEEKEEIDRILKELTIFLVPYIELLKEYQDLLSEIDVIAAKAKYARLINGLLPKITTDRELFIKDAYHPLLYRNNLKSGEKTYPQNIELSKEERIIVISGPNAGGKSITLKTVGLLQIMLQSGILIPVHEYSRVCLFDKILTDIGDNQSIENHLSTYSYRLKNMNYFLKKCDDKTLFLIDEFGTGSDPELGGALAETFLEVFYERESFGILTTHYTNLKMLANELPYMSNANMMFDSRTLEPLFKLHLGEAGSSFTFEVAQKNGIPYSLINRSKKKVERGKIRFDKSIADLQRERSKLQKTTDSLKNKELKASQQKEKLEETNSKIQQKLESYQELYDSNQRLIYLGQKINDLSEKYFSNKKKKDLIGEFLKIVEIENSKRKKATPKEIKVKKVKEKKVLQEAEKKVEVIRERKKEEKKIEAIQQKKEANKPKVSLKIGDRVRMEDGRAVGSIDKIEKGKAIVNYGMFTTNVDLGQLELVQPAKKK, from the coding sequence ATGATAAAAATTGCATCGAAAAGCCTTCAGGATCTAGAGTTTCCTACCGTTAGAAAACAAATAAGTGAGTTGTGCACCACTCAAATGGGGAAAGAAAAGGCTTTAGACATTGTTCCATATACTTCTTACGATGACACTATTTTTGGTCTCCACCAAACAAACGAATATGTGGGTTCCTACATGCAGGACAGTAAAATCCCAAATCATGGTTTTGATGTCGTTCATAAAGAAATCAAACTCTTAGGGATAGAAAATGCGGTTTTAGAAATTGGGGGTTTTAAGAAAATCTCTAGTCTCTCACAAACGGTCAACGACCAATTACGATTTTTTAATAAATTCAAGGAACTTTATCCAAGTTTATATAAAACCACAGAAGAGATAGAATACACCAAAGTACTTATCCAAAGGATAGATGAAGTGATAGATAGGTTTGGTGATGTAAAAGATAATGCTTCTCCTTTGCTTCTAAATACTCGCCGAGCCATGACTTTGGTAAAGGCCCAGATAAATTCCAGTTTTACCAATGCGCTTTCTAAATACAGTGGCGCTGGCTATTTAGATGATATAAAAGAAAGTGTTGTGGATAACATTCGGGTATTGGCAGTCTCGGCCATGCATCGCAAGAAAGTGAAAGGCGGGATTTTGGGCAATTCCAAAACCGGGAGTATTGTATACATTCAGCCGGAAGCCACTTTAAACCATACCAGAGAATTAAATAATCTGGAATATGAAGAAAAAGAAGAGATAGACAGAATTCTAAAAGAGCTTACTATATTTTTGGTTCCCTATATTGAATTACTAAAAGAATATCAAGATTTATTAAGCGAAATAGATGTGATTGCTGCAAAAGCGAAGTATGCGCGTTTAATTAACGGCTTATTACCAAAGATCACAACAGATCGGGAACTTTTTATAAAAGATGCCTATCACCCCCTCCTTTACAGGAATAATCTAAAATCTGGCGAAAAGACCTATCCTCAAAATATTGAACTTTCCAAAGAAGAACGCATTATTGTTATTTCTGGCCCTAATGCAGGTGGAAAAAGTATTACCCTTAAAACGGTTGGTTTGCTTCAGATCATGCTGCAAAGCGGAATTTTAATTCCTGTTCATGAATATAGTCGGGTTTGTCTTTTCGATAAAATTTTAACCGATATTGGAGATAATCAGTCTATAGAAAATCATTTGAGCACCTATAGTTATCGCTTAAAGAACATGAATTATTTTCTGAAGAAATGTGATGATAAAACCTTATTTCTTATAGATGAATTTGGAACCGGAAGTGACCCGGAATTGGGAGGTGCTTTAGCCGAAACCTTTTTGGAGGTGTTCTATGAGCGAGAGTCTTTTGGGATCCTAACCACGCATTATACCAATTTAAAGATGTTGGCCAATGAATTGCCATATATGAGCAATGCCAATATGATGTTCGATTCCAGAACTTTGGAGCCACTTTTTAAATTGCATCTTGGAGAAGCAGGAAGCTCATTTACTTTTGAAGTTGCCCAGAAAAATGGTATTCCATATAGCTTGATAAACCGTTCAAAAAAGAAGGTGGAACGCGGAAAAATCAGGTTCGATAAAAGTATTGCCGATCTTCAACGAGAACGCAGCAAGCTTCAAAAAACCACAGATTCCCTGAAAAATAAGGAATTAAAAGCCTCTCAACAAAAAGAGAAACTCGAAGAAACCAATTCCAAGATTCAGCAGAAGCTGGAAAGCTATCAGGAATTATACGATAGCAATCAGCGGTTAATATATCTCGGACAGAAAATCAATGATCTTAGTGAGAAATATTTCAGCAATAAAAAGAAGAAAGATCTTATTGGAGAATTCTTGAAGATTGTGGAAATAGAAAACTCCAAACGCAAGAAGGCAACTCCAAAAGAAATCAAGGTCAAAAAAGTTAAAGAAAAAAAGGTATTGCAAGAAGCTGAAAAGAAAGTTGAAGTTATTAGGGAGCGTAAAAAGGAAGAAAAGAAAATAGAAGCCATTCAGCAAAAAAAAGAAGCGAACAAACCGAAAGTATCCTTAAAGATTGGAGACAGAGTGCGCATGGAAGATGGTCGCGCTGTTGGTTCCATAGATAAAATTGAAAAAGGAAAAGCCATCGTGAATTATGGGATGTTTACCACAAACGTAGACCTAGGCCAATTGGAACTAGTGCAACCGGCAAAAAAGAAATAG
- the aroC gene encoding chorismate synthase has product MAGNSFGKLFKLTTFGESHGPAIGGIIDGCPAGIKLDLDKIQEDLNKRKPGQSAIVTQRKEPDTVVFLSGIFEGVTTGTPIGFTIENANQKSNDYSHIKDTFRPSHADYTYSEKYGVRDYRGGGRSSARETACRVVGGAIAKQVIKDIEIVAFTSSVGEIQLEKGTAELDFGLIESNPVRCPDPETAVKMENYIREIRSQGDTVGGTVKCIIKNMPKGLGEPVFDKLHATLGQAMLSINAVKGFEIGSGFEGTKLKGSEHNDLFNQDGSTKTNLSGGVQGGISNGMDIYFKVAFKPVATIMQKQETINFKGELVEMQGKGRHDPCVVPRAIPIVEAMAALVLADFWLQNKISKI; this is encoded by the coding sequence ATGGCAGGAAATTCCTTTGGCAAACTATTTAAACTTACTACATTCGGAGAATCACACGGGCCTGCTATAGGTGGAATTATAGATGGTTGTCCTGCTGGCATAAAATTGGACTTGGATAAGATTCAAGAGGATCTCAATAAAAGAAAACCTGGACAATCGGCAATCGTTACTCAACGCAAAGAACCTGATACTGTGGTTTTTCTTTCGGGGATCTTTGAAGGAGTAACTACCGGTACACCCATTGGTTTTACTATAGAAAATGCCAATCAGAAATCAAACGATTATTCCCATATAAAAGATACTTTTAGGCCCTCGCATGCAGATTACACCTATTCTGAAAAATATGGAGTAAGGGATTATAGGGGTGGGGGACGTTCTTCAGCAAGGGAAACAGCTTGTAGGGTTGTTGGCGGTGCTATTGCCAAACAAGTTATAAAAGATATTGAAATAGTTGCTTTTACCTCATCAGTAGGTGAGATTCAACTAGAGAAAGGGACTGCTGAACTGGATTTTGGTTTAATAGAATCCAATCCCGTACGTTGTCCAGATCCTGAGACAGCAGTGAAAATGGAAAATTATATCCGTGAGATTCGTTCTCAGGGGGATACCGTTGGTGGTACGGTAAAATGTATCATTAAAAATATGCCCAAAGGTTTGGGAGAACCGGTTTTCGATAAATTACATGCGACTCTCGGCCAAGCAATGCTTTCTATTAATGCTGTAAAGGGCTTTGAAATAGGAAGTGGTTTTGAGGGTACAAAATTAAAAGGCAGTGAGCATAACGATCTTTTTAATCAAGATGGTTCTACAAAAACAAATTTAAGCGGTGGTGTACAAGGAGGAATTTCCAATGGAATGGATATCTACTTTAAGGTAGCTTTTAAGCCTGTTGCTACAATTATGCAAAAGCAAGAAACTATTAACTTCAAAGGAGAGTTGGTAGAAATGCAGGGAAAAGGAAGACATGATCCTTGCGTGGTTCCTAGAGCTATTCCTATTGTCGAGGCGATGGCAGCTTTGGTTCTAGCAGATTTTTGGCTACAAAACAAGATCTCCAAAATATAA
- a CDS encoding uracil-DNA glycosylase has protein sequence MKLTIHNSWKKVLNDEFNKPYFQDLVNFISEEYENSTCYPKQEHVFEAFNKATFDKVKVVIIGQDPYHGEGQANGLCFSVNNGIANPPSLKNIFKELDADLGETYNTENGDLEKWANQGVLLLNAVLTVRGGDAGSHQNKGWESFTDAVIKILSEEKDNLVFLLWGGYAKKKGRKIDTAKHLILTSGHPSPLSANRGFWFGNKHFTQTNNYLIKKGRSPINW, from the coding sequence ATGAAGCTCACTATCCATAACAGTTGGAAAAAGGTACTAAACGATGAATTTAATAAACCCTATTTTCAAGATTTAGTAAATTTTATTTCCGAAGAGTATGAAAATAGTACCTGCTACCCAAAACAGGAGCATGTTTTTGAAGCCTTTAATAAAGCAACTTTCGATAAAGTCAAGGTGGTTATAATAGGGCAGGATCCATATCATGGAGAGGGACAAGCTAATGGCTTGTGTTTTTCAGTAAATAATGGAATTGCCAATCCACCTTCATTAAAGAATATTTTTAAGGAATTAGATGCGGATCTTGGAGAAACCTATAATACAGAAAATGGAGATCTCGAAAAATGGGCAAATCAAGGGGTGTTATTATTGAATGCTGTATTAACTGTTAGAGGTGGCGATGCAGGTTCCCATCAAAATAAAGGTTGGGAAAGTTTTACAGATGCTGTGATAAAAATTCTTTCTGAAGAAAAAGATAATCTAGTGTTTTTACTTTGGGGAGGTTACGCGAAAAAAAAAGGAAGAAAGATAGATACTGCTAAACACTTGATTTTAACTAGTGGCCATCCTTCTCCCTTAAGTGCAAATAGAGGCTTTTGGTTTGGCAATAAACATTTTACACAAACCAATAATTACCTAATAAAAAAGGGGAGATCCCCAATAAACTGGTAG